One stretch of Sinorhizobium fredii DNA includes these proteins:
- the traD gene encoding type IV conjugative transfer system coupling protein TraD, protein MRRTTTSDTRKKDTREKIELGGLIVKAGLRYEKRALLLGLLIDARRRLKEDEQERSRLMAIGAEAFGEAND, encoded by the coding sequence ATGCGAAGAACCACGACATCCGATACCCGCAAGAAGGATACGCGCGAAAAAATCGAACTCGGCGGACTGATCGTCAAGGCGGGGCTACGCTACGAGAAGCGGGCGCTGCTGCTTGGGCTCCTTATCGATGCCAGGCGTCGGCTGAAGGAAGACGAGCAGGAGCGCTCCCGGCTAATGGCGATCGGTGCAGAGGCCTTCGGTGAGGCCAATGACTAG